The DNA sequence CGAGCGGGCCTGGGCCAAGCTCTGCCTGGAGTACTCCCCGGACGTGCCCACCGTCTGCACGGTGGTCACCCGGGGCCACTCCGACGACGCCAACTCCTTCACCGTCGACGGCACCTCCGTCTGGCTCCGGGTCAGCCGCACCGGGCGTGCCTTCGCCTTCCACGCCTCCCGCGACGGCGAGCGCTGGACCTTCGTCCGCCTCTTCACCCTCGGCGACGAGAAGGAGACCGGGGCCGCCCTGATCGGCTTCATGACCCAGTCGCCGATGGGGGAGGGCTGCGTGGTGACGTACGACCACCTCGCCTACCGGCCGCAGTGGCCGCGCGACCTGCGGGACGGCAGCTGAGGGCGAGGAATGAAAGCGGCTGCTTGAACGTTCACGCAGTCGCCGGAGGGAGTCTCCGCACCCGTACGACCCTGGAGAGAGCCGACTCATGCGCGTCGAGATCTGGAGCGACATCGCCTGCCCCTGGTGCTATGTCGGAAAGGCCCGGTTCGACAAGGCGCTGGCCGCCTTCCCGCACCGCGAGCAGGTCGAGGTGGTGCACCGCTCCTTCGAGCTGGACCCCGGCCGCGCCAAGGACGACATCCAGCCCGTGATCACGATGCTCACCAAGAAGTACGGCATGAGCGAGGCCCAGGCCGAGGCCGGTGAGGACAACCTGGGCGCCCAGGCCGCCGCCGAGGGCCTGCCCTACCGCACCCGGGGCCGCGACCACGGCAGCACCTTCGACATGCACCGCCTGCTGCACCACGCCCGCGAGCAGGGCCGCGAGGCGGAGCTGCTCGACCTGCTGTACCGGGCGAACTTCGCCGAGGAGCGGTCCGTCTTCGGCGACGACGAACGGCTCGTCGGACTCGCCACCGCCGCCGGTCTCGACGAGGACGCCGTGCGCGCGGTCCTCGCCGACCCGGAGGCGTACGCCGACGGGGTCCGCGCCGACGAGCGCGAGGCCGCCCGGCTCGGCGCGAGCGGAGTGCCGTTCTTCGTGCTGGACCGCAAGTACGGCGTCTCCGGCGCCCAGCCCGCCGAGGTCTTCGCACAGGCACTCACCCAGGCCTGGGGCGAGCGCCCGGCGCTCCAGCTGATCGACGACGGTGCCGAGGCCTGCGGCCCGGACGGCTGCGCGGTGCCCCAGCGGTAGACGCCCAGGTCAGGACGTATGCATAAGCGTTCCTTGGCGATACCGCGCAGAACGCGGCAATGGACGGGGGGATCCCGGGCCTCCAGAGTGGTCCCATGGAGAACTTCGAGAACCTCGTCCGTGCCGAGTTCGCCCCGGAGAACACCTTCCTGAACACCGCCAGCAATGCCCTGCTGCCGGCCCGGACCGTGGCCGCGCTCCAGGACGCCGCACGGCTGCGCGCCGAGGGCCGCTCGCTCGACCCGCTCTTCGCCGACGTCGAGGCCTGCCGCGCCGCCTACGCCCGGCTGGCCGGTGTCCCGGCCGAGCGGGTCGCGGCCGGCGCGACCGTCGCCCTGTTCACCTCACTGGTCGCGGCCTCGCTGCCGCCCGGAGCCGAAGTCCTCACCGCGGAGGACGACTTCACCTCCGTACTCCAGCCCTTCCACGCCCGCGGCGACCTCAAGGTGCGGGCGGTGCCGCTGGAACGCCTCGCCGACTCCGTCCGCCCCGGCACCGCGCTGGTCGCGGTCAGCGCCGCGCAGTCCGCCGACGGACGGATCGCCGACCTCGCCGCGCTGCGCGAGGCGGCCCGGGCCCACGGCGCGCGCACCTACGTCGACTTCTCCCAGGCGGCCGGCTGGCTGCCGGTCACGGCCGGCGACCACGACTACAGCGTCACCATCACCTTCAAGTGGCTGCTCGGCCCGCACGGCGCGGCCTTCCTCGTCGTGCCGGAGGACTTCGGCGACCTGACGCCGGTGCAGGCGGGCTGGGTCGCGGGGGAGAACCCGTGGGACAGCTGCTACGGCCCCGTCGCCGAACTCGCCCACTCCGCCCGGCGGTTCGACTCCAGCCCGGCGCTGTTCAGCTACGCGGGGCTGCGCGCCTCGCTCGGACTCGTCGAGGAGATCGGCGTGGACGCCGTCCGCGCCCACGACCTGGCCCTCGCCGACCGCTTCCGCGCGGGGCTCGCGGAGCTGGGCCGCACGCCCCTGCCCGCGCCCGGCTCACCGATCGTGTCCGTGCCCGGACTGGGCCGCCTCCAGCCGGAGCTGGCCGAGGCGGGCATCCAGGTGTCGAACCGCGCGGGCAGTCTGCGGGCGTCCTTTCACCTCTACAACACGGCCGCCGACGTGGACCGGCTGCTCGACGCCCTGTCCGGCTGACGGCACGGCAGCGGGCCGGTGCCTCCCTGTCCCACACGAGGAGGCCCGGCCCGCGGTCCGTGTCACGCGGCTACTTCACCGGGGTGAAGTCCCGCGCGCCGATGAACTCCGGCCGCCGGATCGGCGCCGCGAAGGGCTCGACCGCCGTGTTCTCGACGCTGTTGAACACGATGAACACGTTGCTGCGCGGGAACGGCGTGATGTTGTCGCCGGAGCCGTGCATGGCGTTGCAGTCGAACCAGGTCGCCGAGCCGGCCCTGCCGGTGAACAGCTTGATGCCGTACTCCGACGCCATCTTCGTCAGCGCCTCGTCGGACGGGGTCCCCGCGTCCTGCATCTGCAGGGACTTCTTGTAGTTGTCCTTCGGCGTGGCCCCCGCGCACCCGAGGAACGTCTTGTGCGACCCCGGCATGATCATCAGACCGCCGTTGGTGTCGTAGTTCTCGGTGAGCGCGATCGAGACCGAGATGGTGCGCATGTTCGGCAGGCCGTCCTCGGCGTGCCAGGTCTCGAAGTCCGAGTGCCAGTAGAAGCCGCTGGCGCCGAAGCCCGGCTTGACGTTGATCCGCGACTGGTGGACGTAGACGTCCGAGCCGAGGATCTGCCGGGCGCGCCCGACCACCCGCTCGTCGCGCACCAGGTTCGCGAAGACCTCGCTGATCCGGTGCACCTCGAAGACGGACCGGATCTCCTTGGACTGCGGCTCCACGATGGAGCGTTCGTCCGCGCGGATCGCCGGGTCGGTGGTGAGCCGCTCCAGCTCGCGCTGGTAGACGGCGACCTCGTCCGGCCCGATGAGCTGGTCGACGGCGAGGAAGCCGTCGCGCTCCAGGGCCTGGAGATCAGCGGCCGGGACGGGACCGGGCGTGTCCGGGGAGCCCCAGACGACCGGGTCCTGCCGGGGGGTCGCCACCTCGGTGGCGCCGCGGGTCGGGTAGAGGTCGGTGATGTGCGCGGTCGTGGTCACGGTGACTCACACCTCCTCGGTGAGCAGCGGGTAGACGCCGTTCTCGTCGTGGTCCTCCCGTCCGGTCACGGGCGGGTTGAAGACACAGATGCAGTGGAAGTCCTCCTTGACCTTGAGCGTGTGCCGCTCGTGGCCGTCCAGGAGGTACATGGTGCCGGGCGTGATGCGGTACGTCTTCCCGGTCTCGCGGTCGGTCAGCTCGGCGTCGCCCTTGGTGCAGACGACGGCCTCGATGTGGTTCGCGTACCACATGTCGGTCTCCGTACCCGCGTAGAGGATCGTCTCGTGGACGGAGAAGCCGACCTTCTCCTTGGCGAGGACGATGCGCTTGCTCTCCCAGGTGCCGGACGCGGACTTCACGTGCCGGTCGGTGCCTTCGATCTCCTTGAAGGAACGGACAATCACGGTGCTGCGATGCCTCCTCGGCTCGGGTGCGTGGTTCAGGCGGTTTCGCGGACGGCTCGGGCGAGGGTGGTGAGCCCCTCGTCCAGCTCGTCCGGGGTGATGGTCAGGGACGGGAGCAGCTTGACGACCTCGCTCTCGGGTCCGGACGTCTCGATCAGCAGCCCCAGTTCGAAGGCGCGCGCGGCGATCCGTCCCGCGCGCTCCTTGTCGCGGAACTCCAGGCCCCACACCAGGCCGCGGCCGCGGTACTCCTTGACGTCGGCGAGGTTCTCCTCGGTGATGGCGATCAGCGCCTGCTCGACCTGCTCGCCGCGCGCACGGGTCTGCTTCTCCATCGCCGACCCGTCGGCCCAGTACGCCTCCAGGGCCGCGGTGGCCGTGACGAAGGCGGGGTTGTTGCCGCGGAAGGTGCCGTTGTGCTCGCCCGGCTCCCAGACGTCCAGCTCGGGCTTGAACAGGGTCAGCGCCATCGGCAGTCCGTAACCGCTGATCGACTTGGACACGGTGACGATGTCGGGCGTGATGCCGGCCTCCTCGAAGGAGAAGAAGGCACCGGTGCGGCCGCAGCCCATCTGGATGTCGTCGACGATGAGCAGCATGTCCTGGCGTGCGCACAGCTCGGCCAGGGCGCGTAGCCACTCGGGCCGGGCGACGTTGATGCCGCCCTCGCCCTGGACGGTCTCGACGATCACGGCGGCGGGCTTGTTCAAGCCGGAGCCCTGGTCCTCCAGGATCCGCTCGAACCACAGGAAGTCCGGGACCTGGCCGTCGAAGTAGTTGTCGAACGGCATCGGCGTGCCGTGCACCAGCGGGACGCCCGCGCCGGCCCGCTTGAAGGCGTTGCCGGTGACGGCGAGCGAGCCCAGCGACATGCCGTGGAAGGCGTTGGTGAACGACACGATCGCCTCGCGCCCCTTCACCTTCCGCGCCAGCTTCAGCGCGGACTCCACGGCGTTGGTGCCCGTCGGGCCCGGGAACATCACCTTGTACGGCAGGTCGCGCGGGCGCAGGATCCAGTTCTGGAAGGACTCCAGGAACGCGCGCTTGGCCGTGGTCGACATGTCGAGGCCGTGGGTGACGCCGTCGCGCTCCAGGTAGTCGATCAGGGCGCGTTTCAGGACGGGGTTGTTGTGCCCGTAGTTGAGTGAGCCGGCTCCGGCGAAGAAGTCGAGGTACTCGTGGCCGTCCTCGTCATACATGCGGCTGCCGTGCGCGCGGTCGAAGACGGTGGGCCAGCCGCGGCAGTAGCTGCGCACCTCGGACTCGAGGGTCTCGAAGACGCTGAGGTCGGGCTGGGTGATGGTCACGGCGAATCGCTCCTCGGTGGCGTGGGAGGTCAGAGGGAGTCGGAAGATCAGGGGGCGGCGGGCCGGCCGGGCGGTCAGTGCGCGAGCGGCCCGATGCGGTACAGCACCTCGGGGTCGTGCGACCCGTCGGGGAACTGGCCGGCGTCGAACAGCACCTCGCGCTCCAGCCGGGCGCCGTGGCGCTCGGCGAACGCGGTGAACAGGCGCTCCGACGCGATGTTGCCCGGAGTGATGGTGGTCTCCACGGCGGTCACCCCGTGCTCGGCGGCGGTCCGGGCGACCAGTCCGTCGAGCAGGGCGGCGGCGAGGCCGCGGCCGCGGTACGTCTCGTCGACCGCGACCTGCCAGACGAGCAGGGTGCGCGGGCTGTCCGGCCGCAGGTATCCGCTGACGAAGCCGATCGGCTCTCCGTGCTCGTCGCGGGCGACGGCCGAGGTGGCGGCGAAGTCGCGGCACCACAGCAGATAGCTGTACGACGAGTTCAGGTCGAGGACCTTCGAGTCCTTGGCTATCCGCCACAGCACGGCTCCGTCCGCCACGGTGGGGCGGTCGATTTGCAGGTCTGCTTGTGCGGCAGTCATGCGAATTGAACTTACCCAGGTAAATTCGAAATTGCATCGCCTGACGGGGTTACGTACCGGCTTGATCTGTGTTATCGCGCGTACGGGTGGGTCCGCGCGAGCACTCGGCGGTATGCCCGCATTTGCACGGGATATAGGGCGCGAAACGGGCGTGGTGTGGAACCGGTCACACCTGTGTAACTCTCATGACCATGTCCGGAACGCACCGGTTCCCGCTCTCGGAATCGTGGCGTTTAGGGTCCGGAAAAGCGGGCAGAAGAAGACGGGAAGCTACCCCGGAAGATAATCGCGGAATAAGCGAAAGAATGTCGCAGGAGAATATGTGCGAGGGATTGTGATAATCCCGCTGAATTCACGCCCCGGTCACTTCGCCGATACGCTCCCGCAGGACTTCGCGCCAGGCCCGCTCCGCCGCGCCCAGCGCCGCCGCCACGTCCACCGTCAGCCCGGCGTCCGCCAGCGCGCCGCCCAGGGCCGCCAGGCTCGCCCGCACCGCGCCCGGGCTCGCCTCGGGCCCGTAGTGGTTGACCCGGATCATCTCCTTGGCCAGCGCGCCGCCGCCGGCCGCCAGCACGAGCCCCGGGTCGGCGGCCAGGGCGCGCCCCACCAGCTCCGCGGCCACCGTGCCGGACGGCGCCCGCAGCGTGGTGGCGACCGGCGCCGCCTCGGCCGCGTCGTGGACGTACGGCTCCAGGCCGCCGCCCAGCGCCGACGCGCCCGCGCGGGTGGCCGCCGCGGCCGCCGCGTGCCGGGCCATCACGGTGTCCGGGCCCGCCGCCTCGATGCGCTCCACGCACGCCTCCAGCGCCAGCATCTCCAGCTGGGCCGGCGCGTGCAGCAGCGCCCTGCGGCCCCCGTCGATCCAGCGCTCCTTCCAGTCCAGCAGGGACAGGTAGGAGCGCCGCGGCGCCCGCGGGTTGGCGGCCATGCGCGCCCACGCCCGCTCGCTCACCGACACCGCCGACACCCCGGCCGGGCCGCCCATCGCCTTCTGCGCCCCGATCACGCACAGGTCCACGCCCCACGCGTCCGGCAGCACCGGCTCCGCGCCGACCGACGCCACCGCGTCCAGGTAGAACAGCGCCCCGTGCGCCCGCACGACCTCGCCGATCTCCGCGACCGGGTTGGTGTTCCCGGTGGCCGCCTCCGCGTGCACCAGCGACACGAAGTCGATCTCCGGGTGCTCCGCGAAGGCGTCCCGGACCTGCCCGGCCGTCACCGCCGTGTGGAAGGGCACCGCCAGATCGATCACGGTGGCACCGCAGTCCCGCAGCCAGTCGCCGAAGGTCTGCCCGTACGGGCCCGTGATCACGTTCAGCGCGGTCGTGCCCGGACCGGCGGTCGCGCGGATCGCGCCCTCCAGCGGCAGCAGCGCCTCACCCTGCATGATCACGACGTCCTGCCGGGTGCCCAGCAGCCGGGCCACCCGGTCCTCGATCGAGGCGAAGCGCGCGGCGCTCAGCGGGGGCAGGTCGAGGAGGAGGTGGGTCACGGCGGTGCTCTCTTCGCTGTGCGGCTGCGGGGGTACGACGCAGTCGAGCGTAAACCGTCCGTAGCGCCGCCCGGCCGCCGGTTCTCAGGCCGCCGGGCCCCGTCGCCATCGGGTTGGTTTGAGGCGGTCAAACCCCTCCTTATAATCGGAACTCACAGTTCCCTGACAGGAGGCCCCCCGTGAAGACGCTCCTCGGCCGCCGGACCCGCATGCTGGCCGCCACCACCGCGACGGCCGGGCTGGTCCTCCTGACCGCCTGCACCTCCAGCGACGACGGAGGCAGCGGGTCCAAGACCGCCGCCGGCGGGGTCGAGCTCGTCAAGGCGGGGCAGCTCACCACCTGCACCCACCTGCCCTACCCGCCCTTCCAGTCGGAGATCGACGGCAAGGTGCAGGGCTTCGACGTCGCCCTGATCGACCTGGTCGCCAAGGACCTGGGCGTGAAGCAGGAGATCCTCGACACGCCCTTCGAGAACTTCAAGACCGGCGCCTTCCTCAACTCCGGCGAGTGCGACCTGGCCGCGGCCGGCATGACCATCACCGAGGAGCGCAAGAAGAACGTCGACTTCTCCGACCCCTACTTCAACGCCACCCAGGCGGTCCTCGTCGACAAGAAGAGCGGCGTCACCTCCCTCGACGACGTGAAGGCGAAGAACGTCAAGCTCGGCGCCCAGGCGCAGACCACCGGTGAGGACCACGTCAAGAAGCAGGGCCTGGACCCTGTCTCCTTCGAGTCCTCCGACGCCGTCCTCAACGGCCTGCGCACCGGCCAGGTCAAGGCCGTCGTCATCGACTACCCCGTGGTCCAGGGCTGGCTGAAGGACAAGGCCAACGCCGACGCCTTCGAGGTCGCCGAGCAGATCGACACCGGCGAGGAGTACGGCGTCACCGTGAAGAAGGGCAACACCGCGCTGCGCGAGGCCATCAACAAGGCGCTCGCGGACGCCAAGGCGGACGGCACGTACAAGAAGCTGTACGAGCAGTGGATCGGCCCCTACGACGAGTCCGCCGCCTCGCCGGCCGCATCCTGAGTCCATGACCGACACGGACACACGACTCCAGCCTAGGAAAAAGGGACTGACGCGGCGTCAGAAGCGGAGCCTGTCGCGCGGCATCCAGTACGCCGTCTTCGTCGCGGCCGTGATTGCCTTCGCGCTCGCGGCCGACTGGGACCGGTTGCAGAACCAGTTCGCGCAAGCGGACATCGCGCGGCAGATGTTCCCCGAGGTCATCACGCTGGCGCTGAAGAACACCGTGCTGTACACGGTGACCGGCTTCGCCGTCGGGCTCGCCCTCGGCATGCTGATCGCGCTGATGCGGCTGTCGTCCGTCGGCCCCTACCGCTGGCTGGCCGGCGTCTACATCGAGATCTTCCGCGGCCTGCCCGCCCTGCTGATCTTCATCTTCATCGGCGTCGCCGTGCCGCTCGCCTTCCCCGGCACGGAGATCATCGGCGGCACCTACGGCAAGGTCGCCCTCGCCCTCGGCCTGGTGGCCGCCGCGTACATGGCGGAGACCATCCGGGCCGGCATCCAGGCCGTCCCCAAGGGGCAGATGGAGGCGGCCCGTTCGCTGGGCTTCTCGCCCGCCCGGGCCATGGTCTCCGTCATCATCCCGCAGGCCTTCCGGATCATCCTCCCGCCGCTCACCAACGAACTCGTCCTGCTCTTCAAGGACTCCTCGCTGGTGCTGTTCCTCGGCGTCACCCTGGAGGAGCGCGAACTGTCCAAGTACGGCCGCGACCTGGCCAGCACCACCGCCAACTCCACGCCCATCCTGGTGGCCGGCCTGTGCTACCTGCTGATCACCGTCCCCCTCGGCTTCGTCGTGCGCCGCATGGAGGCCAAGGCCCAGGAGGCCGTGAAATGAGCCGGCCCGAGATCCGCGTCAGCGGCCTGCACAAGTCCTTCGGCGACAACCAGGTGCTGCGCGGCATCGACCTGGAGATCGGCCAGGGCGAGGTCGTCTGCGTCATCGGCCCCTCCGGCTCCGGCAAGTCGACCCTGCTGCGGTGCGTGAACCTCCTGGAGGAGCCCACCAAGGGCCAGGTCTTCGTCGGCGGTACGGAACTCACCGACCCGGACGTCGACATCGACGCCGTACGCCGCCGCATCGGCATGGTGTTCCAGCAGTTCAACCTGTTCCCGCACCTCACCGTCACCGAGAACCTGACCCTGCCGCAGCGCCGGGTGCTGCGCAGGGGCAAGGCGGAGGCCGCGAAGGTCGCCGCCGAGAACCTGGCCCGGGTGGGCCTCGCCGAGAAGGCGGACGCCTACCCGGCCTCCCTCTCCGGCGGCCAGCAGCAGCGCGTCGCCATCGCCCGCGCGCTGGCGATGGGCCCCGAGGTGATGCTGTTCGACGAGCCGACCTCGGCGCTCGACCCCGAACTGGTCGGCGACGTCCTCGCCGTCATGCGCATGCTCGCGCACGAGGGCATGACGATGATGGTCGTCACCCATGAGATGACCTTCGCCCGCGAGGTCGCCGACCGGGTCGTCTTCATGGACGGCGGCGTGATCGTCGAGGACGGCAGCCCGGAGCAGGTCATCGGCCGGCCCCGGCACGAACGCACCCGCCACTTCCTCTCCCGCCTCCTCGACCCGGCGATGGCCGAGGTCGAGGAGGAGACCTCGGACCAGGTGGGCAAGTCCGGGTAGCGCCTGACTAGGGTGCCGGGTATGAGCGAACGCGCGGTGCTGCACGTGAAGGGGCGGATCCTCGTCGGCCCGGACGAGGTCCGCGACGAACTCTGGGTGGTCGGCGGCCGGATCTCCTACGACCGTCCCGCCGGCGCCCGCGACCTGCGGACCGTGGAGGGCTGGGCGCTGCCCGGGCTGGTCGACGCCCACTGCCACGTGGGCCTCGACCGGCACGGCCCCGTCCCCGCCGAGACCGCCGAGAAGCAGGCGCTCACCGACCGCGACGCCGGGGCGCTGCTGCTGCGCGACGCGGGTTCGCCCTCCGACACCCGCTGGATCGACGACCGCGACGACCTCCCGAAGATCATCCGGGCCGGGCGGCACATCGCCCGCACCCGCCGCTACATCCGCAACTACGCCTGGGAGATCGAGCCCGACGACCTGGTCGCGTACGTCGCCCAGGAGGCCCGGCGCGGCGACGGCTGGGTCAAGCTCGTCGGCGACTGGATCGACCGCGATTTGGGCGACCTGTCGGCCTGCTGGCCGCGCGGCGCGGTCGAGGCGGCTATCGCCGAGGCGCACCGGCTGGGCGCCCGCGTCACCGCCCACTGCTTCGCCGAGGACTCGCTGCGGGACCTGGTCGAAGCCGGCATCGACTGCGTCGAGCACGCCACGGGCCTGACCGACGACACCATCCCGCTGTTCGCCGAGCGGGGCGTCGCCATCGTCCCCACCCTCGTCAACATCGCCACGTTCCCCTCGCTCGCCGCGGGCGGCGAGGCCCGGTTCCCGCACTGGTCGGCCCATATGCGCCGGCTCCACGAACGCCGCTACGACACCGTGCGCTCCGCCTGGGACGCCGGCATCCCCGTGTTCGTCGGCACGGACGCGGGCGGCGGCCTGGCGCACGGCCTGGCGGCGGACGAGGTCGGGGAACTGACCAAGGCCGGCATCCCGCCCGTCGACGCCCTGTCCGCCGGAACCTGGGCCGCACGCGCGTGGCTCGGCCGCCCCGGCCTGGAGGAGGGCGCCCCGGCGGACCTCGTCGTCTACGCCTCCGACCCGAGGACCGACGTCCGCGTCCTGACGGACCCACGCCGGGTGATCCTCAACGGCCGGGTGGTGGGCTGATCACGGGGCTGTGGGCCTGTGTGCCGTGGTCCGTCGGCCCGCCGTCTCTCGGCGCGTCGTCCTCGGCCTGGCGAGCCGTCGGTCCGCCGATCGGGCCCACGGCTCGCGCTCCCGCTCCCGGCACCGGGATCGGGTACCGGACGGCCGTCGGGGCGGTGCGGTGCGGTGTGCGGGCTGTTTTCCAGGAGGCCGAGCGGCGGTCCACTCGGTGCTCGGCGGGCCCCGGCCGCCTCGCCGAGCGCGGTGCTCAGCGCCGTCCCAGTGCGACGGCCAGCGCCGTGAGGAAGCGATCCGTCGTCTCCCGGTCGCGGACGGCCAGGCGCAGCCAGGTGTCGTCCAGACCAGGGAACGAGTCGCCGCGGCGCACCGCGTAGCCGAGGGAGCGCAGCCGGGCGCGTACCGTCGCCGCGTGCGGCAGGCGCAGCAGGACGAAGGGGCCCTCGGCGGGGCCCGCCGCGCGGACGCCGCGGTCGGCGAAGCGGGCCAGTCCCGCCAGCAGATAAGCCCGGTCCGCCGCGACGCGGTGCGCCGCGTGCGCGGCCTCCGCCAGCGCCCGGGTACCCACGCAGACCTCGGCCGCCGCCAGCGCCGGTGTGGACACCGGCCACAGCGGCTGGGCACGCTCCAGCTCCGCGACGGTCTCCGGGGCGGCGAGGACGTAACCGATGCGCAGCCCCGCCAGGCCCCAGGTCTTGGTGAGGCTGCGCAGGACCACCAGGCCGGGCACGTCCGTCCGCCCGGCCAGCGCCTCGCGCTCGCCGGGCACCGCGTCCATGAACGCCTCGTCCACCACCAGCGTCCGCCCGGGCCGGGCGAGCCGGGCGATGTCCGCGGCCGGGTGCAGCACCGACGTCGGGTTCGTCGGGTTGCCGATCACCACCAGGTCCGCGTCCTCGGGCACCGCCGCCGGATCCAGCCGGAAGCCCTCCGCCTCCCGCAGCAGCACCCGGCCCACCGTGTGCCCGGCGTCCCGCAGCGCCGCCTCCGGCTCCGTGAACTGCGGATGCACCACCACCGGCCGGCCCACCTTCAGCGCCCGCGCCAGCAGCACGAACGCCTCCGCCGCACCGGCCGTCAGCAGCACCCGCTC is a window from the Streptomyces capillispiralis genome containing:
- a CDS encoding amidohydrolase family protein — its product is MSERAVLHVKGRILVGPDEVRDELWVVGGRISYDRPAGARDLRTVEGWALPGLVDAHCHVGLDRHGPVPAETAEKQALTDRDAGALLLRDAGSPSDTRWIDDRDDLPKIIRAGRHIARTRRYIRNYAWEIEPDDLVAYVAQEARRGDGWVKLVGDWIDRDLGDLSACWPRGAVEAAIAEAHRLGARVTAHCFAEDSLRDLVEAGIDCVEHATGLTDDTIPLFAERGVAIVPTLVNIATFPSLAAGGEARFPHWSAHMRRLHERRYDTVRSAWDAGIPVFVGTDAGGGLAHGLAADEVGELTKAGIPPVDALSAGTWAARAWLGRPGLEEGAPADLVVYASDPRTDVRVLTDPRRVILNGRVVG
- the cobC gene encoding Rv2231c family pyridoxal phosphate-dependent protein CobC, translated to MRTEPGGGGHDLRHHGDAEVRDDGSALVDLAVNVRADTPPPWLRRHIAASLSGLAAYPDGRAARAAVAARHGLPVERVLLTAGAAEAFVLLARALKVGRPVVVHPQFTEPEAALRDAGHTVGRVLLREAEGFRLDPAAVPEDADLVVIGNPTNPTSVLHPAADIARLARPGRTLVVDEAFMDAVPGEREALAGRTDVPGLVVLRSLTKTWGLAGLRIGYVLAAPETVAELERAQPLWPVSTPALAAAEVCVGTRALAEAAHAAHRVAADRAYLLAGLARFADRGVRAAGPAEGPFVLLRLPHAATVRARLRSLGYAVRRGDSFPGLDDTWLRLAVRDRETTDRFLTALAVALGRR